Genomic window (Phragmites australis chromosome 5, lpPhrAust1.1, whole genome shotgun sequence):
atttgtttttcaaaaacaaatttcatataATGCACAtctttagggggagctcaccatatatccttgcattaaaaaaacaatttcatttaaaatcttttgtaagctttaatcatgttatcatcaatcaccaaaaagagaagattgaaagtgcatctaggacCCCTgtgtgggttttgatgattgatgacaaataattaagggactaatatattcaatgagtatttgaataggtaaaagtcTCGATGATGAAAGCTAAACGACGTTGGCGATCCctaaaatgaagaaagaagacgGTGCATGGTTATTCGTATAATTATAACATTTTACTTTAATTTGAGTATAAGaatatcgtactattaagatGAATGCAATGCTGAAAGTTTTGTCATGATCTTAATGCCCAAAGTCAATCCTTagaatgagagacacaatcCACAACACTGACACTTGTTTTTAAAACGTTTTGTTGAATTGGAAGTTTCGATGTTTGGGATCATAAGTTCTGATGTTGatcggagtgttcggcgtgttAAAATTTTGAGCGCTAGGGAAGTTCTCTAttgaatcggaagttccgatgtatttagtcggaagtttcgatgtgtGTATATTTCCAGTTTTGGTTTGTGTAGAGTAAGACGTAGTTGTTACTTTGAATagatcgaaagttccgatcttaaggtcggaagttccaatgtgGGCTGGAAAAAtacataacggctagtttttggaggataccttataaatacccctttgcCTTACCCTCTCCGCGCTGCTACTGCCATGCCAAGAAAACACCTCTCTAGAGCCCTAAAGTTTACCTCTCCCCTTCCTTGCTTTGTGCTACATCTTGAGAAAGGGATTTGAGTTAAAGATCTAGTGAAAGTGATTTCAAGTTCATCTTTGAGTACTAGGTTTAATCTCCAAGCTTTGCTTCGtgtgcatttgttactcttggagattgagATCTCCTAGACAGCTAGGAGTCACTCACGAGCCACTGATTCACTTATGGTGCACTGTGAGGAGTTTGTGAAGCCTGGATTctgcctccgaaagggaaggaATACCAAGTGAAGCCGATGAGTGCTTTGTGCAGCCTCgcgaggaaaagggttgaaagagacctggctTAAGTGCGATCGAGCTCCTCAACAAAGATGTAGGATCTCCTCAAGGAtccaaacttcgggaacaaattcgTTGTGTCTCCCTCTTTGGTTATTTCTTATCTCTTATGCAATTTTGAGCAATTCGTTTGCTATCTTGAGTTAGACTCTATGCTTGCTAGTTTTACTTCAAATTGAATAGCATCATACCCTGCTACATCAAGCATTTCATAGTTTAACTTATTGTTGCTCGTAGACCTAGCTAAGTTCATTTTTCAGGtatatcggaagttctgatcgTATACATCGGAACTTCCAGTTTAAGTAGGAACATCCGATATTTATATCGGAATATCCGATATCTATTTCTACTGTGTTGTTCTATTATAATATTTGAAaaagcgcctattcaccccccccccctctaggccaTATATCGATCATGCACTCTTTGGGTGGACTATGTTCCCTCGAGGCTCAAGTGGTGCGATCAGACCTGACCACGACTACGGGAAAGCTTGGGAGCTATTGTCGGGGTATTGAGTAAGAAGGCATTCTGACTAACGGGCTCCACGAGGGATATGACGATCGGTGGGGGATATTTACTGAACCCTAGCCCATCGCGCGATCAGGTCAAGACTCGCACGACCAACACGAGGCTTGCGTGACCAGCCCTTCTTGCAATATAATGTGATCCCGCGGTCAGCTCTTGCTGATCGTGAGACGTCCATACATAGCCTGTCTAAATCgcatttattgatatctactcaagtgtttttcttcccgaGGCACCTCCTCCAACGAACAAAGTCGTGACCGGCGCAGATGGGTAGTGCCCCGTCCCGTAGTATTAATTGCTATAGAGTGGGGTGTTGCAGACCGATTTGGCACCACACGACAGATGGGACAGGGTCTGCATAATGATTAGACAAGTGGACGAGTTTGCAGGTGAACTCACAGAAAGCTAGGACGGGATGGCTTGGCAGATAAGCTCGCGGTGCACGACGTGAGGTCAAGCAGGGCTACCGACGTAAGATAAGAGTGGAGACGTCCATGAGGATGGGACATGCCCCACAGTACCACCGGTGTAAGGTGCAGCACGCGCGCTCCGTGAGATGATGGCCTAAGAAAAGTATATCTAGCTAGGTATAGGTCAACGAAAAAAAAGTCCACTTGTAAattcttcttctcttgtatataaagaggaaAACGGATCTAGCATTGAGAGGGAGACTCACCTGTAACCAATTTACAAAcactgataataaaatacacatgacgtagggttgttatcctacGAGAGGCCTGAACCTGAATAACCCCAGTATTCTTGAGTttatcacaaacacacgcacatCGTAAATATTATTCACACGTGCATTAACCGATACACCTAAAATtattgtcagggactaaccgTTGATAAAGTAGGACAGTCCCACTCTTGCTCGGTTGGTAGAGTGCTATATGTCAATCAATACTCGGTTGGTAGAGTGCTATATGGCCACATCCTTCTTTAGTGAACGCTATAGCTTCCATCACCTTCGCTCTCCACCTACGCCACCAGACTCGACGTGCTCGACCCCAGGCCGCCGATGGTTTAGGTGGGACGAAGGATTTCGGGGCCTGTGGAGCACCCACATGTGCAAAGCCAACCCCGACCCTAACCCGACAGCCTCACGAGGCCCCGACCCGACAACCCCGCAAGGCTGATTTTTCACCCGAACCCACCCCCCGTCGGGTTTGAAATCCGCAGGGACCCAACCCGACAGGAGAAACTGCCATCCCTCCTATACCAGCATTatcacaaaaaaataaaattatacacAAGGTCACAGTGACAACTCCAGTGAGTCCAGTCTAGCATTTACAGGTACTAGTACAGTTTCTATCTTCCAATTGGTACACCAATGGAGTTAATAACAATAGACACAAGGCAGAATAATTAACAGATCTGTCTTGTTAGCAAGATTCTGTATATTGTacataacaacaaaagatgtcTTGCTGATGAATCACAGCTGTTTGAAAGAATTTCTTTAGATGCTAATTACATTGGTGTCAGGGAAGTACTCACCTAGTCTGAAATCAGAATCACAGAGCCATAGCTATTCGTCAGAGCTCTATACGATGAGTAATTTGCATTGCAGTTGAATTTAGAATAGGCATGCCCTACAATTCTGTCACCGAAAATCTTTCGACCTGTATATGCCATCAAGGTCAAAGGGCTGAGTAAAGCTGCCTACATTCCTGTGCAAGAACCTTGCTGCAAGACAAGGCATGCTTCTCACATGGGATAAGAGCTATTCAACGGCAGCCACCTCCCCAATGGCAATTCAATACTTCGTTCTAGTTCTAGATCAAAACTCCCAGACATTCCATGTGATCAAGGAAGGGCCACGACAAAGGAAAATGCTGCAAAATCGGTGGCGCTGGGCGTTGTTGGTCAGTAGTTACCTGATAACTCTACATATGACAACTATTCGCTTGACCCActgtttcttgatgaagaatctGCAGAATAAGAAATGGGGGTAAATAGTATAAGAAAAACCAGCTTGATGCTTCATAAATAAACAAGTATAAATAACAGATCTGCAAATAAGACCTCGTGAACGACGCTTTCCCTCCAttgcttctttcttttcctgACAGCTCTGGCAAAGGAACGGACCATCCCAGCGACGCAAGCTCCCAGGTTGTGATGAATCTTCATGTACAGATATCCCTTGGTTTGGCTTTAACTCTACTTGACAAATGGCACATATGAAGAGCTTGAACATATTTCGAACAGGATATTCAGAATCCAGCCTGCATTCAACAATGACAAAATTGCAAAATCATATTTACCAGTCCCGATGCAaacttttgaaaaagaaaatcaggTGTCCATCATCTGGTGGCCTTTCAATGgaacaaaaaatattcttttttttttcttgtgaatAGAGTGAATGAACAAGTTGTTTGACATCTGGATGGAATAGAATGGAAGGTTAGTTCCTAATGCCACAAATGTTATGCTGTAGCCTTTTAGGCTATATGGCTCAATTTGTGCCCAATTTATACTCCATCTAACATTCCTTGTAGTGTGCATCGATACAAATTGCATTCATCCATGATACCAAAAATGGTTTATGTTCCATTTTTCCCATCCTTAGTTTAGTTGGCTCCTGAGAAATGTTTTTGGTTGTGCTATAATGAAAATATCTGTCCCATCTACCATGAATTCTCTAAGGAATGACAAAAAGTTTCAATAGATTCTATCATTTTGGAAGCAGGCGCTTAATATATTGATTCATTGGAAACCTTCAACGCTATCTGTTAACAAATTGCACAATACTTAGTTATCAAGATGAAATTAGGAAACCAACCGTTTAGAAAGAAGCGCACACCCATCCTCAAATGTTTCCTCCACAATGTCTGGGTCCATATATTCTCTATCCGCATGGGACGATGAGTCGGATGATGTTTTCTTACGGAACATATTTTTGAAGACACCAATTCCCGGTTGCTTTTTAGGAACTGGCACGGAAGGGTTGGATTTTTCTGCTATTATATCAACAACAATACAGGTGGTATCATCCCTCAGTCCTTTTGATTGCACAGCTGTCTGCAAAAGGTTTCGAATATGTAAACAAGAATATCACGTAAGAGTTAGGCTGCGGAGAGGGAAGGAGGGGGTGTTACTTTAACAATTTGTTCAGCTGCAGGCTCTGGAGAAAGTTCCCGTGAACAGTTAAAAGCTGCTTCTGCAGACAAGGCATCCCAAACACCATCACTTGCAATAATAAGTCGGCCTCCCGCAGTAGATAGCTACACATATTAGGAGACAGATCGTTTAACTGCTGACGATATTGACAGAATACTGAATAATACCTCACATGAAATCACCTAACTAGTAATGATACTATCAAAAAAAGACAGATCGAAAACTCTTGTCAATAAACTAAGCAAGGTGGATACCAATGAACCCAAGAAATCACAATAAGTTCATACAGGTGATGTAACtttcacaagagaaacaatGGAAACTATGAGTGCACATAACTTTGCATAGGTGGTATAATACAGATATAATCTTCATGCTGCATATGGTTGTCAAGACCAGAGCTAGTATAGATGTGGaactagagaaaattttggtcgTGTGGGAAGAGATAGTTACTGTAAGAAAACACAAGTTTTAACAAATGCAAAATATGACACTAGTTATATGATTATCATATGAAACCAAGGCAAGAGACTTGGAGAAACTATCACTTTATTATCACTAGGATTTACAAGGGAAAGGGGGAACATAAGTGTTGGGGGATAACCCAAATAGCCCGGGAATAGGCCCATATAAGGAATCAACCAACCCATGTAATGGCATGTGTTGTAAATCATGTATCCCATAAAGGGCAAAAGGGGGATTTACTCCCTCCCCATTCATATATATAAGACCCCAAGGGGGTCATGAATTCCCAAGCTCATTTCAGCACCACTCTATTCTCTCTCTTGTTGGGAAGTTTTCCCTAACATTGGCGCCGACCATGGGgaggaaaccaagaaaccaagaatCCAAGAAAACTAAGTAGATTTCCTGCGAAGCTGATGTTACATACCTTTACTTGCTTGACGAGGGGAACTGGAACGATAAATTCACCAACATCTTGATCTCCAATTGACCTTGATAGGCATAAACCTCCAGGCCAACACCTAAGGGGGCCAATCTGGAGGTaagcaaaagaaaaatgggTTAAGAAGGTGGAAAGGAAAAACTACAAAAGACACTTAACCAAAACTATGTCCCCCTCGTACTGCTAACCCTTGTCCTATCCTACCATCTGAAGGGGGCCACTCTACCACCTCTCCCTCTTCCCACTCTCTACCCCTTGCACCACCACCCCTTCCACATGGCACACAAACTCTACTTCCCTCCCACTCCTACAATGAATGATGAATGCAATCCTCGGTACAATATGTCTCGCAAATCTAAAAGCCAGTGAGCCCTGTAAAATATAATAATCAAGGTTTGAAATCTACCATTTAGCGGCTCTGGTAGCAAACACTTGAGATCAAATTCAAAAGCTAATAGAGTACTTGGAAGTATCTTAATTTAACACAGATGGCAAAGCCTAATGATATGAATATTTGTGACAACAGAAGGCAAGCATAAAACATACATATGCAACTAGAATGCTACCTAGAATAGTTGTCAACTTAATTTTAGAAGTGCATCAAGTACATCCCAACATTATGTTTAGTAATTAGATCCTGAATGACATATTGAATATTCATGCAATGAATTTAAGCAATAACGAAAACAAAATCAATCTTCAGCGCAAAACAGAATTAGCTTAAAAGACAAAAATGGGAAAACTTCAAACCTCGGCACCACCAACAACATTTAGCCTTCCAACATCACCTCCACTTTCTGTTACACGATCAACCCTGCACATAAAAATTAACTTGTAAGAGCAAAGTGATAGCCATGAGAAAGGGGAAGGGGTATATCACGAAGAAAACAATCTTACTCCTCTTTACTTGCATCAAATCGATGATCAGAAGATAAATGATAAATTGAACCTTCAGCTTCTAGCACACAACGGGAATCGCCAACTGAAGCAACAGTAACAACCAATCCATCTATTATGACAAACGTCACAGTTGTCCCTGAAGAACGTGCTGTAACAGACAACCATATAGACATAGCAGGGTCAGGTACCAAGTATAAACATCAAATATGTTGAAATAAACACGGTTTCGGTCATAGGAATCCATGGTAAAACATATGATAGTATAACATGGTAATCCCGGTCATAGGAATCTACTAATAAATAAATACGGTTTGGGTCACTAATATGttgtatatatatgagtatatgataCTAGCAACAACGAATAGAACACAAACAACATCTGAAGTCATGGTACGACAGACTTCATATTTCACTAATTTTCAACGTGTGCTTAAAAGATCTCTTTATAAGGCTTTAGTAACAGAAATGTCAAACCTCTTTATATTGTCTACAAGATAACAGGCAAGCTAAAGCACCTTGACAAGTTCATTCATACAACACAGGAAGATAAGCCAACGTGGCTTCAGTTGTAACATCACGCACCTTTGGTCTGGAAATCTTTATCAGTTTTGACGAATGCTGCAACCGACGCTCTTGGAAGCGCAGCAAGCCAGTCTTCCCTGTTGAGCTCAGCAGGGACTGCGCTCAAGATGTTGTTCAAGAGATTCTCCTTGGTATAAATTGCGGCTCCGTTCCCATTATGCCCATCAAACAGCTGCAACAAAATTACACTCGTAAGAAACTCGGGACGATTACTGCTGCAAGCTGAAGCATGCATTGTCCATCGTAATCACTTTTAAGTGGCCACATGGAACAAGGTCGGTCACTTTCTTCTGCCAAGTAGCACCGCAGATTTCCAGACGAAACGTGGGCGCGTTCTTGGATCAAACATGTCGTCATAAATCGTAGAGGATTGCCATGCGATCTCCCAAATGAAGAACAGGGGAATACGCCCCCAAAATCAGACCttcatcgcccccccccccccccccaaacgcGACAAAAAATTCCCCCGCGACCCCAGCACATTTCGCGCATCCGAGCCGATCGCGCATCGCCACCCCGCCTAAAGACCAGCCAAGCCTCCGATCCACGTGAAGCCAGATCAGGGGCGCGATCGCGACAGGAGGGTAGGCGCTTACGCCGAAGGCGGAGAAGGATGAGGACGGGACGCCGGGGAGGCGCTCGCATTCGGGCTTGAGAAAGGTGAAGTCCTCGCCCTTCTTGGCCTGGCTGAAGAGCCCCGTATGCAGCTCCGGCCGCTCCGCCACGGTGCGCTCGCTGACCACCTCCCGACGCAGCAGCACGGCCAGCGGCAGCgcagcgccgcccgcgccggcTCCCCGCGCGCTGCTCCCGCCGCCACTGCCCACGGACACCGACGACCGCGAAGACATCTCCTGACCCCGTCAGGCCGCCACTACCACCAGCACCGCCGCGCCGAACCCGGTGTGCAGGCGGGTGGTCTCCGGACCTCCCCTTTTGGTGCGGTGCTTTTTTTGGAGGCGAGGAGAGGTGGGGAGGGTGGTGATGTGAGGAAGAGGAGCGAGAGGAGCGTGGTCAGGTGGGTCACAtgggagggaggggaaggggaaaTCCGACCCGCCACGCGCATTTCGGCAAAGGTAGGCAGGCAAGGGGGGAGGGAAGCAGAGGTAACTGTATGTGACATAGTAA
Coding sequences:
- the LOC133919128 gene encoding probable protein phosphatase 2C 15 — translated: MSSRSSVSVGSGGGSSARGAGAGGAALPLAVLLRREVVSERTVAERPELHTGLFSQAKKGEDFTFLKPECERLPGVPSSSFSAFGLFDGHNGNGAAIYTKENLLNNILSAVPAELNREDWLAALPRASVAAFVKTDKDFQTKARSSGTTVTFVIIDGLVVTVASVGDSRCVLEAEGSIYHLSSDHRFDASKEEVDRVTESGGDVGRLNVVGGAEIGPLRCWPGGLCLSRSIGDQDVGEFIVPVPLVKQVKLSTAGGRLIIASDGVWDALSAEAAFNCSRELSPEPAAEQIVKTAVQSKGLRDDTTCIVVDIIAEKSNPSVPVPKKQPGIGVFKNMFRKKTSSDSSSHADREYMDPDIVEETFEDGCALLSKRLDSEYPVRNMFKLFICAICQVELKPNQGISVHEDSSQPGSLRRWDGPFLCQSCQEKKEAMEGKRRSRDSSSRNSGSSE